The following coding sequences are from one Arachis hypogaea cultivar Tifrunner chromosome 7, arahy.Tifrunner.gnm2.J5K5, whole genome shotgun sequence window:
- the LOC112702201 gene encoding uncharacterized protein, with product MNKDKIFKLAKGFRGRAKNCIRIARERVEKALQYSYRDRRNKKRDMRSLWIQRINAGTRLHGVNYGNFMHGLMKENIQLNRKVLSELSMHEPYSFKALVDISKNAFPGNKNVVIPPRKVAI from the exons ATGaataaagataagatattcaAGCTTGCAAAGGGCTTCAGGGGGAGAGCCAAGAACTGCATAAGGATAGCAAGGGAGAGGGTGGAGAAGGCCTTGCAATATTCGTATCGAGATCGCCGCAACAAAAAGCGTGACATGAGATCCCTTTGGATACAAAGGATTAATGCTGGAACCCGCCTTCATGGT GTCAATTATGGAAACTTCATGCATGGTCTGATGAAGGAGAATATCCAACTCAACAGAAAGGTTCTGTCAGAATTGTCCATGCATGAGCCATACAGCTTCAAGGCACTGGTAGATATATCGAAAAATGCATTCCCAGGAAACAAGAATGTGGTAATTCCTCCAAGAAAGGTGGCTATCTAG